GCGGCGACCTCGGACAGGGACGCCGTACGATGCCGCGGCGCGGTGGCGCGGGGTGTCGGGGGGATGCCCCCGGTGCGGTCGGGAGAGTGCCGCGCGCGGTCGGTCGGCCGACGGTAGGGGATCCCCCGACACGGCGACCGGCGGTCCCCGCACGAACGTTCCGCGCACTCCCCGACCGATCGCGTGAACCGGCGCCGGTATCCTGAGTCCGGACGCCAAACCGGCGCCGCTCACCCGCTCCGATCGCGACCATGTCGACCAACGCTCCCTCCGCCCCGACCCCTCTCTCGTCCCGCCGCGCGTTCCTGAAGAAGGGCGCCCTCGGCGCGCTCGCGGCGAGCGCCCTGAGCGCGTGCAAGGACGAGCCGAAGGTCGCGCAGGCCGCGCCGCCGACCCCGGCCCCGACGAATCACGACGGCATGGCGGGCATGGCTCCCGCCGCGCCCGCGCCGAACGCCCCGCCGGCCGCGGCGATGCTGAGCCTGGCCGAGAAGCGCCGCCGCGCGGACGAGATGGACGCCATGCACGAGAAGGGGATCAAGGCGTTCCCCGCGAAGACGCAGGGCAAGGGCAACCAGCTCATGAAGCCGCGCATGGACGGCGGCGTGAAGGTCTTCGAGCTGACCGCCAGCGTCATGAAGTGGGAGACCGCGCCCGGCCAGTGGGTCGAGGCGTGGGCGTACAACGAGCAGGTGCCCGGCCCGCAGATCCGCGTCCGCGAGGGCGACCGGGTCCGCCTCGTGCTGAAGAACGAGCTGCCGCAGTCCACCGCGCTGCACTTCCACGGCCTCGAGCTGCCGAACGACGTCGACGGCGTGCCGTTCATCACGCAGCCGCCGATCAAGCCCGGCGAGTCGTACACGTACGAGTTCGTGGTGCCTAACAGCGGCTCGCACATGTACCACTCGCACCACAACGCCGCCACCCAGGTGGGCAACGGCATGCTCGGCGCGTTCATCGTCGAGCCGAAGAATCCGCTGCCGATCGAGCGCGGGGTCGACGTGGACTACGTGATGATCTTGAACGATGGCGCCCACGGCTACACTCTCAACGGCAAGAGCTTCCCCGGTACGGAGCCGATCGTCGCGAAGCTCGGGCAGAAGCTCCGGCTGCGGTTCATGAACGAGGGGATGATGATCCACCCCATGCACCTGCACGGGATGCACATGACGGTCATCGCGAAGGACG
This DNA window, taken from Gemmatirosa kalamazoonensis, encodes the following:
- a CDS encoding multicopper oxidase family protein; the encoded protein is MSTNAPSAPTPLSSRRAFLKKGALGALAASALSACKDEPKVAQAAPPTPAPTNHDGMAGMAPAAPAPNAPPAAAMLSLAEKRRRADEMDAMHEKGIKAFPAKTQGKGNQLMKPRMDGGVKVFELTASVMKWETAPGQWVEAWAYNEQVPGPQIRVREGDRVRLVLKNELPQSTALHFHGLELPNDVDGVPFITQPPIKPGESYTYEFVVPNSGSHMYHSHHNAATQVGNGMLGAFIVEPKNPLPIERGVDVDYVMILNDGAHGYTLNGKSFPGTEPIVAKLGQKLRLRFMNEGMMIHPMHLHGMHMTVIAKDGWEQPAPWKCDTLNVAPGERWDVIVSCNNPGTWAFHCHILPHAESEHGMFGMVTALVVQK